The Rhizobium sp. SL42 genome includes a region encoding these proteins:
- the tnpB gene encoding IS66 family insertion sequence element accessory protein TnpB (TnpB, as the term is used for proteins encoded by IS66 family insertion elements, is considered an accessory protein, since TnpC, encoded by a neighboring gene, is a DDE family transposase.) — protein MIASGVVVYMSCQPVDFRKGAASLMAPVRAGGLDPFNGALYVFRSKRADCIRIVWWDGSGVCLYSKTLEDQGFCRPGISAARIRLDHSQPMALLAGMD, from the coding sequence ATGATCGCGTCGGGTGTGGTGGTTTATATGTCGTGCCAGCCGGTCGACTTCCGCAAGGGAGCCGCCTCCTTGATGGCGCCGGTGCGGGCTGGCGGTCTCGATCCTTTCAATGGCGCGCTTTACGTCTTTCGGTCGAAACGGGCCGATTGTATTCGTATTGTCTGGTGGGATGGCAGTGGTGTCTGCCTCTATTCGAAAACCTTGGAAGATCAAGGCTTCTGCCGGCCGGGCATATCGGCGGCACGGATACGTCTGGACCATTCTCAGCCTATGGCATTGCTGGCGGGAATGGATTGA
- a CDS encoding transposase, which produces MTAEPVRKRRKPRDWSDDEKARIVAATLQPGANVSAVARSEGLDRSQPYGWRRKARASGVVAPLTERTGKEIKFARVETVSSSAVEIVIGDIVVRLGGDFNSDHLVKVLQAVRKA; this is translated from the coding sequence ATGACGGCAGAACCCGTCCGCAAGCGACGTAAGCCGCGTGACTGGTCGGATGACGAAAAGGCGCGGATCGTCGCCGCAACGTTGCAGCCTGGGGCTAATGTCTCGGCAGTTGCCCGGTCTGAAGGCTTGGATCGCTCGCAGCCTTACGGGTGGCGTCGCAAGGCACGGGCATCGGGAGTTGTTGCGCCCCTGACGGAGAGAACGGGCAAGGAGATCAAGTTCGCCCGCGTTGAAACTGTCAGCAGCTCTGCGGTGGAAATCGTCATCGGCGATATCGTGGTGCGCCTCGGCGGCGATTTTAACTCTGATCACTTAGTGAAGGTTCTGCAGGCGGTTCGCAAGGCATGA
- a CDS encoding Zn-dependent hydrolase — MMPRAKVNGERLLKRLDDFAAIGATPAGGVNRQALSTEDRNARALLASLAIERGFAVFQDGMANLFIRRAGKNADSPPFLIGSHLDSQPTGGRYDGALGTLAAFEVLETLEDAGIETDVPIEAVAWTNEEGSRFAPGTMGSQAFSQASVPEEWHGIRGTDGMAWRDELAATLLALPCAEQRMLGFPIRGYLELHIEQGPMLENENIPIGIVTGVQGTRWLEITVTGQAAHAGTTQLAFRRDPMVAVTSALHRLYSTIMPGDANARLTVGRVAAYPGSINAIPGSVSLTIDLRHPHIDRLNAMEADALADFQASAAMEGCEVNLRRTFDMSPASFSSVVVDGIEQAARELGVPSKQMVSGAFHDALYIARVAPAAMIFVPCRGGLSHNEAEYVEPRHSVAGAQMLFQSTLQVLGKLATISPRRP; from the coding sequence ATGATGCCACGCGCAAAGGTCAACGGCGAACGGCTCCTGAAGCGGCTCGACGATTTCGCCGCGATTGGTGCGACGCCGGCGGGTGGCGTCAACAGGCAGGCTCTGTCGACCGAGGACCGCAATGCGCGCGCCCTTCTGGCCAGCCTCGCGATCGAACGGGGCTTTGCGGTGTTTCAGGATGGGATGGCCAATCTGTTCATTCGTCGCGCAGGAAAGAACGCCGACAGCCCGCCCTTCCTGATCGGCAGTCATCTCGACAGCCAGCCAACAGGGGGACGTTACGACGGCGCTCTGGGAACGCTTGCAGCCTTCGAAGTTCTGGAGACGCTGGAAGATGCGGGCATCGAAACGGATGTCCCGATCGAAGCGGTTGCCTGGACCAATGAGGAAGGCAGCCGGTTTGCGCCGGGAACCATGGGCTCCCAGGCATTTTCGCAGGCGAGCGTTCCGGAGGAATGGCATGGCATTCGCGGGACTGATGGGATGGCGTGGCGCGATGAACTGGCTGCCACGCTTCTGGCACTGCCTTGCGCTGAGCAGCGGATGCTCGGCTTTCCGATAAGGGGCTATCTGGAGCTGCACATCGAGCAGGGGCCAATGCTCGAGAATGAAAATATTCCGATCGGAATCGTCACCGGCGTCCAAGGGACGCGCTGGCTGGAGATCACCGTAACAGGGCAGGCGGCGCATGCCGGCACCACGCAACTGGCCTTTCGCCGCGATCCCATGGTTGCCGTCACCTCGGCCCTGCACAGGCTCTACAGCACAATCATGCCGGGGGACGCAAACGCCCGCCTGACGGTGGGTCGGGTCGCCGCATATCCGGGTTCCATCAATGCCATTCCAGGTTCTGTCAGTCTGACGATCGACCTGCGCCATCCGCACATCGACAGGCTGAATGCCATGGAAGCCGATGCGCTTGCCGACTTTCAGGCGTCAGCGGCCATGGAGGGATGCGAGGTCAACCTTCGTCGGACATTCGACATGAGCCCAGCCTCATTCTCAAGCGTGGTGGTCGATGGCATCGAACAGGCGGCACGTGAGCTTGGCGTGCCCTCCAAGCAGATGGTGTCAGGCGCGTTTCACGATGCTCTCTATATTGCCCGGGTGGCACCGGCCGCGATGATTTTCGTGCCCTGCAGAGGCGGTTTAAGCCACAACGAAGCGGAATATGTCGAACCCCGGCATAGCGTCGCCGGAGCGCAGATGTTGTTTCAATCCACTTTGCAAGTCCTGGGTAAGTTAGCCACCATTTCACCGCGTCGACCGTAA
- a CDS encoding BtpA/SgcQ family protein → MTQSSKPIGPNPADAAGDAITSLFGRSKAIIGVVHLAPLPGAPRYNGDAVENVYQQGLDDARAYLDGGCDGIIIENHGDIPFSKPDDIGPETAAYMSVISDRIRRELGRPIGINVLANAAIPALAIASAAGAGFVRVNQWANAYVANEGFIEGEAARAMRYRAKLRANGIRIFADAHVKHGSHAIVADRPVEEQVKDLVFFDADAIIATGQRTGHAADLGYIRMIKEAAGLPTLVGSGVTPDNARDILDIVDGVIVASSLKYDGVWWNKVEKARVTAFIAGLKA, encoded by the coding sequence ATGACACAGTCCTCGAAACCGATCGGTCCCAATCCCGCCGATGCTGCCGGCGACGCGATCACCTCCCTCTTCGGCCGCAGCAAGGCCATCATCGGCGTGGTGCATCTGGCCCCTCTGCCAGGCGCCCCGCGTTATAATGGGGACGCTGTCGAGAATGTCTACCAACAGGGACTGGACGACGCCCGCGCCTATCTCGACGGTGGTTGTGATGGCATCATCATCGAAAACCATGGTGATATTCCCTTTTCCAAGCCGGACGATATCGGCCCTGAAACAGCCGCCTATATGTCCGTCATTTCCGACCGCATTCGCCGTGAACTTGGACGGCCGATCGGCATCAATGTGCTGGCCAATGCTGCCATTCCAGCCCTTGCCATTGCGAGTGCCGCGGGCGCCGGCTTCGTGCGCGTCAATCAATGGGCCAATGCCTATGTCGCCAATGAAGGTTTCATCGAGGGCGAGGCGGCTCGCGCCATGCGTTACCGCGCGAAACTTCGGGCGAACGGCATCAGGATCTTCGCGGACGCCCATGTGAAACACGGTTCGCATGCAATCGTGGCAGACAGGCCTGTCGAGGAGCAGGTCAAAGATCTCGTCTTCTTCGATGCCGATGCCATCATCGCCACCGGCCAGCGCACCGGCCACGCCGCCGATCTCGGTTACATCAGGATGATCAAGGAGGCAGCCGGACTGCCGACGCTGGTCGGCAGCGGTGTCACGCCGGACAATGCGCGCGATATTCTCGATATCGTCGATGGCGTCATCGTTGCGAGTTCGCTGAAATATGACGGTGTCTGGTGGAACAAGGTCGAGAAGGCGCGGGTCACGGCTTTCATCGCTGGTCTGAAAGCATGA
- a CDS encoding ribokinase, translating into MRVHVVGNVCIDTTFRLDRLPEAGETRNAMSHADGLGGKGANQAVAASRTGVPAALWTAIGRDANGDWIRDALGGEIDTIRLTVFDRPTDRSTVAVDATGENIILSDVSCALAFDPLTQTDLVDAIKPGDVLVMQGNLASAATGACLRIARKKGLTTVFNASPLASGVQPELANVDFVIVNEGEAQAISGARNPEEAAVRIRDVGAGGVVVTLGALGCVLLGSGSADPVYIPAPKVAVVDTSGAGDVLCGIFAGCLGRGLTPEAALRIAVAASALAVTRAGTLASCPTVDEVSSLIQQSETERA; encoded by the coding sequence ATGCGCGTCCATGTCGTCGGCAATGTCTGCATCGACACGACCTTCCGTCTCGACCGCCTGCCAGAAGCGGGCGAAACGCGGAACGCGATGAGCCATGCCGATGGCCTGGGCGGCAAGGGCGCCAATCAGGCGGTAGCGGCGAGCCGAACGGGGGTGCCTGCTGCCCTCTGGACGGCCATCGGCCGGGATGCCAATGGCGACTGGATCCGTGATGCGCTGGGCGGCGAAATCGACACCATCCGATTGACGGTGTTCGATCGGCCGACCGACCGATCGACCGTCGCTGTCGATGCGACGGGCGAGAACATCATCCTCAGCGACGTCTCATGCGCTCTTGCCTTCGATCCACTGACGCAGACCGACCTGGTCGACGCGATCAAACCGGGTGACGTGCTGGTGATGCAGGGGAACCTTGCCTCAGCCGCCACCGGCGCCTGCCTGCGCATTGCGCGGAAAAAAGGCCTCACGACAGTTTTCAATGCCAGCCCGCTGGCTTCGGGTGTGCAGCCCGAGCTTGCCAATGTGGACTTCGTCATTGTCAATGAAGGCGAGGCGCAGGCCATCTCCGGCGCACGGAATCCGGAAGAAGCCGCAGTAAGGATCAGGGATGTCGGTGCAGGCGGCGTGGTTGTCACGCTGGGCGCGCTCGGCTGCGTGCTTCTTGGCAGCGGCAGTGCCGACCCCGTTTATATCCCTGCCCCTAAGGTTGCGGTTGTCGATACCAGCGGGGCAGGCGATGTGTTGTGCGGTATCTTTGCCGGATGCCTCGGCCGGGGACTGACGCCAGAGGCGGCACTGCGCATCGCGGTCGCGGCATCGGCTCTGGCAGTCACACGGGCGGGTACGCTTGCCTCGTGTCCTACAGTCGATGAAGTATCAAGTCTCATCCAACAATCAGAAACGGAACGCGCATGA
- a CDS encoding glutamine amidotransferase, translated as MSKSKVLLAGESWVSTATHIKGFDQFPTVTYHTGADELLAALKDSPFDVQFMPAHEAQRDFPQSLEALSAYDAIILSDIGANTLLLHPDTWIHSKTTPNRLRLLREYVQNGGALLMFGGYYSFQGINGGARYRKTPVEEVLPVSCLAYDDRVEVPEGFAPVVTGDAGHPILKGLGTDWPILLGYNEVTVKDGSEVLATVSTDYGSQPLLVTGTYGKGRTVAWTSDVGPHWLPSSFIAWPGYKTLFEQMLSWATAKA; from the coding sequence ATGTCCAAGTCCAAAGTTCTTCTCGCCGGCGAATCCTGGGTATCCACCGCCACCCATATCAAGGGCTTCGATCAGTTCCCGACGGTCACCTATCACACCGGTGCCGACGAGCTTCTCGCCGCGCTGAAGGACAGCCCTTTCGACGTCCAGTTCATGCCGGCGCACGAGGCGCAACGAGATTTTCCGCAGTCGCTGGAAGCCCTGTCCGCCTATGATGCGATCATCCTGTCGGATATCGGCGCCAACACGCTGCTACTGCATCCCGATACCTGGATCCACTCCAAGACCACGCCGAACCGCCTTCGTCTGCTGCGCGAATATGTCCAGAATGGCGGCGCGCTCCTGATGTTTGGCGGCTATTACAGCTTCCAGGGCATCAATGGCGGTGCGCGCTATCGCAAGACGCCGGTCGAAGAGGTGCTGCCGGTTTCCTGCCTTGCCTATGATGACCGCGTCGAAGTGCCGGAAGGCTTCGCGCCCGTCGTCACCGGCGATGCGGGCCACCCGATCCTGAAAGGTCTCGGGACCGATTGGCCGATCCTGCTCGGCTACAATGAAGTGACGGTCAAGGACGGCTCGGAAGTTCTGGCGACGGTCTCGACCGATTATGGATCGCAGCCGCTGCTGGTGACCGGAACCTATGGCAAGGGCCGCACGGTCGCCTGGACCTCCGATGTCGGTCCCCATTGGCTGCCGTCGAGCTTCATCGCATGGCCGGGCTACAAGACCCTGTTCGAACAGATGCTTTCCTGGGCGACAGCGAAAGCCTGA
- a CDS encoding phosphotriesterase family protein, which translates to MDHLFDTAPRERAEIGVKSGTVMTVLGPVPVADMGITLMHEHILLDGAKSWRCPCHPDAQAIGEQKVSMEIIGELRMNPYMNRDNVSLDDSDLALSELKRFQALGGHTVVDTTNIGIGREPGKLARIAKMSGLKIVMGTGFYLEFSHPDWLKAMDVDAVTEFIVNDVGGGETQPEVMAGIIGEIGVSKDFTSEERKSLRGAARASRITGVPLSIHLPGWERLAHEVLDIVEEEGAELRHTILCHMNPSHDDLPYQKALAERGAFLEYDMIGMDFYYADQDAQSPSDEQNARAIRSLIDMGYADRILLSQDVFLKIMLTRYGGFGYGFILKHFLPRLKRHGVDQLAIDRMLIDNPKSVFSRVF; encoded by the coding sequence ATGGATCATCTGTTCGATACGGCGCCAAGGGAGCGGGCGGAGATCGGCGTCAAATCCGGAACGGTGATGACGGTTCTCGGTCCCGTACCGGTGGCAGACATGGGCATCACCCTGATGCACGAGCATATCCTGCTCGATGGTGCAAAGTCCTGGCGCTGCCCCTGCCATCCGGACGCGCAGGCCATCGGAGAGCAGAAGGTCAGCATGGAGATCATCGGCGAGCTGCGGATGAACCCCTATATGAACCGCGACAACGTCTCGCTCGACGACAGCGACCTGGCGCTGTCGGAGCTGAAGCGCTTTCAGGCGCTGGGCGGTCATACGGTTGTCGACACGACGAATATCGGCATAGGCCGCGAGCCGGGCAAACTCGCCCGTATCGCCAAGATGTCCGGCCTGAAGATCGTCATGGGCACCGGCTTCTATCTCGAATTCAGTCATCCCGACTGGTTGAAAGCCATGGATGTCGATGCCGTGACAGAGTTCATCGTCAATGATGTCGGCGGCGGCGAGACGCAGCCCGAGGTCATGGCCGGCATTATTGGCGAGATCGGTGTCAGCAAGGATTTCACGTCCGAGGAGCGCAAGTCGCTCCGGGGTGCCGCACGGGCGTCGAGGATCACTGGTGTGCCGCTGTCCATCCATCTGCCCGGCTGGGAGCGTCTGGCCCACGAGGTTCTCGATATCGTCGAGGAGGAGGGCGCTGAGCTCCGGCATACTATTCTCTGCCACATGAACCCCAGCCACGACGATCTGCCCTACCAGAAGGCCCTGGCCGAACGCGGTGCTTTCCTCGAATACGACATGATAGGCATGGATTTCTACTATGCTGATCAGGATGCGCAATCGCCGTCCGACGAGCAGAACGCCCGCGCCATCCGATCATTGATCGACATGGGTTATGCCGACCGCATCCTGCTGTCGCAGGACGTATTCCTGAAAATCATGCTCACCCGTTATGGCGGTTTCGGCTATGGCTTCATCTTGAAACACTTTCTGCCGCGCCTGAAGCGTCACGGGGTCGATCAACTGGCCATCGACCGCATGCTGATCGACAACCCGAAATCCGTTTTTTCCAGAGTATTCTGA
- a CDS encoding ABC transporter permease, whose amino-acid sequence MSLSSPQNGPVQTGHAGSHVSPSRLRKATLWDKLLANGSVVSIALFFIVVCVVFSVITDAFLTAPNLLNIIRQSAPLLIVAAAMTFVITTGGIDLSVGSVLALVATLSATALQAGLAWPLVILVMLLLGAIIGAIHGFFVAYERIPAFIVTLAGLSVIRGLALLITGGYSIPVDPSSFFTVIGRSWFLGVPVPALIALAVLVVAYIVFNETPFGRYVTGIGANAEAVRRAGIDTRFTTLFVYMLSSTAAALAGIIVTARLGSGSSNAGQGFELEVIAAVVLGGTSLFGGRGTVVGTVLGALTVAVIANGLILAHMSPFLTPIVTGTIILIAVWLNFRLFRGAVRGK is encoded by the coding sequence ATGAGCCTGTCTTCTCCCCAAAATGGGCCAGTGCAGACCGGGCATGCCGGGTCGCACGTTTCTCCATCCCGCCTGCGCAAGGCGACGCTCTGGGACAAGCTGCTGGCCAATGGCAGCGTCGTCTCCATCGCCCTGTTCTTCATTGTCGTCTGCGTCGTGTTCTCGGTCATCACCGATGCCTTCCTGACAGCGCCCAACCTGCTCAACATCATCCGCCAGTCGGCGCCGCTTCTGATCGTGGCCGCCGCCATGACCTTCGTCATCACCACCGGTGGCATCGATCTGTCCGTCGGCTCGGTGCTGGCGCTGGTTGCGACATTGTCGGCAACGGCGCTGCAGGCCGGGCTCGCATGGCCTCTGGTCATTCTGGTGATGCTGCTGCTCGGCGCGATCATCGGCGCGATCCACGGCTTCTTCGTCGCCTATGAGCGCATCCCGGCCTTCATCGTCACACTGGCCGGTCTTTCGGTCATCCGTGGCCTGGCGCTGCTGATTACAGGCGGTTATTCGATCCCGGTCGATCCATCGAGTTTCTTCACCGTCATCGGCCGGTCGTGGTTCCTCGGCGTTCCGGTTCCGGCGCTGATCGCGCTTGCGGTGCTGGTGGTCGCCTATATCGTCTTCAACGAAACGCCGTTCGGCCGCTACGTCACCGGCATCGGCGCCAATGCGGAAGCCGTCCGGCGCGCCGGCATCGATACCCGCTTCACGACGCTGTTCGTCTATATGCTGTCCAGCACGGCTGCGGCGCTGGCCGGCATCATCGTCACCGCGCGTCTCGGATCCGGATCCTCCAATGCGGGGCAGGGTTTCGAACTTGAAGTGATCGCCGCTGTCGTGCTCGGCGGTACCAGCCTGTTCGGCGGTCGCGGCACGGTTGTCGGGACAGTGCTCGGTGCACTGACCGTTGCCGTCATCGCCAATGGCCTGATCCTCGCCCACATGTCGCCCTTCCTGACGCCGATCGTCACGGGCACAATCATCTTGATTGCCGTCTGGCTCAACTTCCGGCTGTTCCGTGGCGCGGTCAGGGGGAAGTAG
- a CDS encoding ATP-binding cassette domain-containing protein, whose protein sequence is MTDGETYRVRMTGISKRYNPIQTLDNVSLTLKPGEVLGLVGDNGAGKSTLSKVLSGAVIPDSGTIEIDGKTVSFASPADARATHVEMVYQDLSLCDTVDVAGNLFLGREPRRHVLGIPFLDKKKMHGLTRDMLDRLGIVIADTRLKVENLSGGQRQSIAIGRAASFEPKVLIMDEPTAALAVAEVEAVLELIRTVSARGVSVILITHRLQDLFLVCDRIQVMYEGRNVAERLIGETSIEEVVNLIVGRKFSARSARQGNETGVSA, encoded by the coding sequence ATGACCGACGGCGAAACTTACCGTGTCCGGATGACCGGTATTTCGAAACGCTACAATCCCATCCAGACGCTGGACAATGTCTCGCTCACCCTCAAGCCCGGCGAAGTGCTGGGGCTGGTCGGTGACAACGGCGCCGGTAAATCGACGCTGAGCAAGGTGCTGTCAGGCGCTGTCATTCCCGATAGCGGCACCATCGAAATCGATGGCAAGACCGTTTCCTTCGCCTCGCCCGCCGATGCCCGTGCCACGCATGTCGAGATGGTCTATCAGGACCTTTCGCTCTGCGACACGGTGGATGTCGCCGGCAATCTGTTTCTCGGCCGCGAACCGCGCCGCCATGTTCTGGGCATTCCTTTTCTTGACAAGAAGAAGATGCACGGCCTGACGCGCGACATGCTCGACCGTCTCGGCATCGTCATCGCAGATACGCGGCTCAAGGTCGAAAACCTGTCGGGCGGCCAGCGCCAGTCGATCGCCATCGGCCGCGCCGCCTCTTTCGAGCCGAAAGTCCTGATCATGGACGAGCCGACGGCAGCGCTTGCCGTCGCCGAGGTCGAGGCCGTGCTCGAACTGATCCGTACCGTCAGCGCCCGCGGCGTCAGCGTCATTCTCATCACCCACCGCCTGCAGGATCTGTTCCTCGTCTGCGATCGCATCCAGGTCATGTATGAAGGCCGCAATGTCGCCGAACGGCTGATCGGCGAAACCAGCATCGAGGAAGTCGTCAATCTCATCGTCGGGCGCAAGTTTTCCGCCCGCTCTGCCCGGCAAGGCAATGAAACCGGAGTGTCCGCATGA
- a CDS encoding ABC transporter substrate-binding protein, translating into MRLSRLLIRSTAALAMTLAVGVASASADTFALVTINQQALFFNQINDGAQKAADAAGAKLVIFNANNVPAAQNDAIENYITQKVDGIILVAIDVNGVKPAITAAKTAGIPVIAIDAQIPDGDNVAFIGVDNAKAGEDIGKFFSDYVKSDMGGTAKTGIVGALNSFIQNQRLDGFKKAVTDGGQAVTFLDTVDGQNQQDIALGAAENLMTANPDMTTIYATGEPQLIGAVSAVESQGRQKDVKIFGWDLTAQAVKGIEEGWVTAVVQQDPAGEGKAAVEALVKLKKGETIEPIINVPVTIVTKDNVAEFKGMFK; encoded by the coding sequence ATGCGCCTTTCCAGACTTTTGATCCGCAGCACCGCAGCCCTCGCCATGACGCTGGCTGTCGGTGTTGCATCCGCCAGCGCAGATACGTTTGCGCTCGTCACCATCAACCAGCAGGCCCTGTTCTTCAACCAGATCAACGATGGGGCGCAGAAGGCTGCGGACGCCGCCGGTGCCAAGCTGGTGATCTTCAACGCCAACAACGTGCCTGCTGCACAGAACGACGCGATCGAGAACTACATCACCCAGAAGGTCGACGGCATCATTCTGGTCGCCATCGATGTCAACGGCGTGAAGCCTGCGATCACGGCAGCGAAGACTGCCGGCATCCCGGTCATCGCCATCGATGCTCAGATCCCCGATGGCGACAATGTCGCCTTCATTGGCGTCGACAATGCCAAAGCCGGCGAAGACATCGGCAAGTTCTTCTCCGACTACGTGAAATCCGATATGGGCGGCACAGCCAAGACCGGCATCGTCGGCGCGCTCAATTCCTTCATCCAGAACCAGCGTCTCGACGGCTTCAAGAAGGCCGTGACTGACGGCGGCCAGGCCGTCACCTTCCTCGACACGGTCGATGGCCAGAACCAGCAGGACATTGCGCTCGGTGCCGCCGAGAACCTGATGACCGCCAATCCTGATATGACGACGATCTATGCCACGGGCGAGCCGCAACTGATCGGCGCCGTCTCGGCCGTCGAAAGCCAGGGCCGCCAGAAGGACGTCAAGATCTTCGGCTGGGACCTGACCGCGCAGGCCGTGAAAGGCATCGAGGAAGGCTGGGTCACCGCCGTCGTCCAGCAGGATCCGGCCGGTGAAGGCAAGGCTGCCGTCGAAGCGCTGGTCAAGCTCAAGAAGGGCGAAACCATCGAGCCGATCATCAATGTTCCCGTGACGATCGTCACCAAGGACAATGTTGCCGAGTTCAAGGGCATGTTCAAGTAA
- a CDS encoding helix-turn-helix domain-containing protein, with protein MTLKALADAANCSESLLSKIENGKASPSLPMLHRLAGALDTNIGWMFEESDGEEGIIFRAGTRPLIALDPLRRGEGISLERIIPYSAGHLLQCNIHHIEEKGESAGPIQHAGEEVGYVLAGKIELIVDGKSFTLSAGDAFVFKSELPHHYRNAGHERASIFWVNTPATF; from the coding sequence ATGACGCTGAAGGCCCTTGCTGATGCAGCCAATTGCTCCGAAAGTCTGCTGTCGAAAATTGAAAATGGCAAGGCGTCGCCCTCATTGCCAATGCTGCACCGCTTAGCTGGCGCACTTGATACGAATATTGGCTGGATGTTCGAAGAATCTGACGGAGAAGAGGGTATCATCTTCCGTGCCGGAACGCGGCCATTGATCGCCCTTGACCCCTTACGGCGGGGCGAGGGAATTTCGCTGGAGCGGATCATTCCCTACTCCGCCGGCCATCTTCTCCAGTGCAATATCCATCACATAGAAGAGAAAGGCGAAAGCGCCGGCCCGATCCAGCATGCGGGAGAAGAGGTCGGCTATGTGCTGGCCGGCAAGATCGAGCTGATTGTGGACGGGAAAAGCTTTACGCTCTCTGCTGGCGACGCCTTTGTGTTTAAGTCCGAGCTGCCGCATCACTATCGCAATGCCGGCCATGAGCGCGCCAGCATCTTTTGGGTGAACACGCCGGCAACCTTCTAA
- a CDS encoding beta-eliminating lyase-related protein → MGSVLTGDAAFIDGACRLRKMVGGGLRQVGIIAAAGLYALQNNVDRLADDHALARELADGLSQLPGLRARLPDTNIVFVDVDEAIAATLAAFLAEQGIGITSSRGGKSQRWVTHMDVGGASVKEALKCVGRFLSR, encoded by the coding sequence ATGGGTTCGGTGCTGACGGGGGATGCTGCCTTCATCGACGGCGCGTGCAGGCTGCGTAAGATGGTGGGTGGCGGGTTGCGTCAGGTTGGCATAATTGCGGCAGCCGGACTCTATGCCCTGCAAAACAACGTTGATCGGTTAGCCGATGATCACGCGCTCGCGCGCGAGCTTGCCGATGGGTTGAGCCAGCTTCCGGGACTGCGCGCGCGCCTACCTGATACCAATATCGTGTTCGTAGATGTGGACGAAGCCATTGCGGCGACGCTGGCTGCTTTCCTTGCGGAACAAGGTATCGGGATAACCTCAAGCCGCGGCGGAAAGAGCCAGCGGTGGGTTACTCATATGGACGTGGGAGGCGCATCCGTCAAAGAGGCGCTGAAATGTGTCGGCCGCTTCCTTAGCCGATAG
- a CDS encoding ROK family protein, with the protein MQQVAIGIDLGGTQVRAALVGEQGTVFAQAEDRTEAAAGPERVLSQILSLAEQVLAAGQPLSVVGVGVSTPGPVDTIAGVASVVPTLAGFAGFPLKAELQKRFAYPVSLENDGIAAAIGEWQFGAGKGRENLIYVTVSTGIGGGIITDGRVVRGRKGMAGHIGHMSVMPNGELCPCGNRGCFEAYGSGTAFALRARSRALTCTETALGKNSAEVHSRDVFAAARNGDALASILIEEEAEILGRGFTSLIHIFSPEIVVMGGGLSHEFDRLQPGIQKYIAQWAMPAFNDVPVIRAALGQNSGLVGAAALAFLANMPPENQPGFSQTSKSRT; encoded by the coding sequence ATGCAGCAGGTCGCGATCGGAATTGATCTGGGAGGGACGCAGGTTCGCGCGGCGCTGGTTGGCGAGCAGGGGACAGTCTTCGCCCAGGCCGAGGACCGGACCGAAGCGGCTGCCGGCCCCGAGCGCGTTCTCAGCCAAATCCTCTCCCTGGCCGAACAGGTCCTCGCGGCTGGGCAGCCCTTGTCGGTTGTGGGTGTCGGAGTGTCGACGCCCGGCCCGGTTGATACGATCGCCGGAGTGGCAAGCGTTGTGCCGACGCTGGCCGGCTTTGCCGGCTTTCCGTTGAAAGCAGAACTGCAGAAGCGTTTTGCCTATCCCGTCAGCCTGGAAAACGACGGCATTGCCGCAGCGATCGGCGAGTGGCAATTCGGCGCCGGCAAGGGACGCGAGAACCTGATCTATGTCACCGTCAGCACCGGGATTGGCGGCGGCATCATCACGGATGGACGGGTGGTTCGCGGCCGCAAGGGCATGGCAGGCCATATCGGCCACATGTCCGTCATGCCGAATGGCGAACTCTGCCCCTGCGGCAACAGGGGATGTTTCGAGGCTTACGGATCGGGGACCGCCTTTGCATTGCGGGCGCGCAGCAGAGCGCTGACCTGTACTGAAACGGCGCTCGGAAAAAATAGTGCCGAAGTTCATAGCCGCGACGTCTTTGCGGCCGCCAGGAATGGCGATGCCCTCGCCAGTATTCTGATCGAAGAGGAGGCCGAAATCCTTGGCCGCGGCTTCACGAGCCTAATTCACATCTTTAGCCCCGAAATAGTGGTCATGGGGGGCGGCCTCTCCCATGAGTTTGACCGTCTGCAGCCAGGTATCCAGAAGTACATCGCCCAATGGGCCATGCCAGCCTTCAACGACGTTCCCGTCATCCGCGCAGCGCTTGGTCAGAATTCCGGCCTTGTCGGCGCGGCGGCTCTCGCCTTCCTTGCCAACATGCCGCCGGAAAACCAGCCCGGCTTTTCGCAAACTTCCAAATCGAGGACTTAA